A genomic stretch from Juglans microcarpa x Juglans regia isolate MS1-56 chromosome 3S, Jm3101_v1.0, whole genome shotgun sequence includes:
- the LOC121258461 gene encoding shaggy-related protein kinase kappa isoform X1, with translation MASASLGNGGVGSSRSVNGFNGSSSSVDWLGREMLEMRLRDNVDHDEDRDSEPDIIDGVGAETGHVIRTTIGGRNGQSRQTVSYIAEHVVGTGSFGVVFQAKCRETGEIVAIKKVLQDKRYKNRELQIMQMLDHPNIVALKHCFFSTTDKEELYLNLVLEFVPETVNRIARNYSRINQRMPLIYVKLYTYQICRALAYIHNCIGICHRDIKPQNLLVNPHTHQLKLCDFGSAKVLVKGEPNVSYICSRYYRAPELIFGATEYTTAIDIWSTGCVMAELLLGQPLFPGESGVDQLVEIIKVLGTPTREEIKCMNPNYTEFKFPQIKPHPWHKVFQKRLPPEAVDLVCRFFQYSPNLRCTALEACIHPFFDELRDPNTRLPNGRPLPPLFNFKSQELSGIPPDIINKLIPEHSRKQNLFMALHT, from the exons ATGGCGTCTGCCAGCCTAGGAAATGGTGGAGTCGGAAGTTCCAGGTCTGTTAATGGCTTCAATGGTTCATCTAGTTCAGTTGACTGGCTGGGGAGAGAGATGCTCGAGATGAGACTGAGGGACAATGTTGACCATGATGAGGACAGA GATAGTGAACCAGATATAATTGATGGTGTAGGTGCTGAAACGGGACATGTAATACGAACCACCATTGGTGGTCGAAATGGTCAATCTCGGCAG ACAGTCAGTTATATTGCAGAACATGTGGTTGGAACTGGTTCTTTCGGTGTTGTTTTCCAA GCAAAATGTAGAGAAACTGGAGAGATTGTTGCTATAAAGAAGGTTCTCCAAGACAAGCGCTATAAAAATAGGGAGTTACAGATAATGCAGATGTTGGATCATCCAAATATTGTTGCCCTTAAGCATTGTTTCTTTTCAACTACAGACAAAGAAGAGCTTTACTTGAATCTTGTACTTGAATTTGTCCCTGAAACAGTTAACCGTATTGCAAGAAACTATAGCAGAATCAACCAACGAATGCCCTTAATATACGTTAAACTTTATACCTACCAG ATCTGCAGGGCGCTTGCCTATATACACAATTGTATTGGTATATGTCACCGTGACATCAAGCCTCAAAACTTACTA GTCAATCCCCATACGCATCAACTGAAACTTTGTGATTTTGGGAGTGCAAAAGTGTTG GTGAAAGGAGAACCCAATGTTTCTTACATCTGTTCAAGATATTATCGCGCTCCAGAGCTCATATTTGGTGCCACTGAGTACACAACTGCTATAGATATATGGTCTACAGGCTGTGTGATGGCTGAATTACTTCTCGGACAG CCGTTGTTTCCTGGTGAAAGTGGAGTTGACCAACTGGTTGAGATCATTAAG GTTTTGGGAACTCCAACCAGGGAGGAGATAAAGTGCATGAATCCAAATTATACAGAATTTAAGTTCCCCCAGATAAAGCCTCATCCCTGGCATAAG GTCTTCCAAAAACGTTTACCCCCAGAAGCGGTGGACCTTGTTTGTAGATTTTTTCAGTACTCTCCCAATTTGCGATGCACTGCT TTGGAAGCTTGCATTCACCCTTTCTTCGATGAGCTGAGGGACCCGAACACACGTCTTCCTAATGGCCGTCCTCTTCCTCctctatttaattttaaatcccAGG AGCTCTCAGGCATACCACCTGATATCATCAATAAACTAATTCCAGAACACTCTCGGAAGCAGAATTTGTTTATGGCTTTGCACACGTAG
- the LOC121258461 gene encoding shaggy-related protein kinase kappa isoform X2 has translation MQMLDHPNIVALKHCFFSTTDKEELYLNLVLEFVPETVNRIARNYSRINQRMPLIYVKLYTYQICRALAYIHNCIGICHRDIKPQNLLVNPHTHQLKLCDFGSAKVLVKGEPNVSYICSRYYRAPELIFGATEYTTAIDIWSTGCVMAELLLGQPLFPGESGVDQLVEIIKVLGTPTREEIKCMNPNYTEFKFPQIKPHPWHKVFQKRLPPEAVDLVCRFFQYSPNLRCTALEACIHPFFDELRDPNTRLPNGRPLPPLFNFKSQELSGIPPDIINKLIPEHSRKQNLFMALHT, from the exons ATGCAGATGTTGGATCATCCAAATATTGTTGCCCTTAAGCATTGTTTCTTTTCAACTACAGACAAAGAAGAGCTTTACTTGAATCTTGTACTTGAATTTGTCCCTGAAACAGTTAACCGTATTGCAAGAAACTATAGCAGAATCAACCAACGAATGCCCTTAATATACGTTAAACTTTATACCTACCAG ATCTGCAGGGCGCTTGCCTATATACACAATTGTATTGGTATATGTCACCGTGACATCAAGCCTCAAAACTTACTA GTCAATCCCCATACGCATCAACTGAAACTTTGTGATTTTGGGAGTGCAAAAGTGTTG GTGAAAGGAGAACCCAATGTTTCTTACATCTGTTCAAGATATTATCGCGCTCCAGAGCTCATATTTGGTGCCACTGAGTACACAACTGCTATAGATATATGGTCTACAGGCTGTGTGATGGCTGAATTACTTCTCGGACAG CCGTTGTTTCCTGGTGAAAGTGGAGTTGACCAACTGGTTGAGATCATTAAG GTTTTGGGAACTCCAACCAGGGAGGAGATAAAGTGCATGAATCCAAATTATACAGAATTTAAGTTCCCCCAGATAAAGCCTCATCCCTGGCATAAG GTCTTCCAAAAACGTTTACCCCCAGAAGCGGTGGACCTTGTTTGTAGATTTTTTCAGTACTCTCCCAATTTGCGATGCACTGCT TTGGAAGCTTGCATTCACCCTTTCTTCGATGAGCTGAGGGACCCGAACACACGTCTTCCTAATGGCCGTCCTCTTCCTCctctatttaattttaaatcccAGG AGCTCTCAGGCATACCACCTGATATCATCAATAAACTAATTCCAGAACACTCTCGGAAGCAGAATTTGTTTATGGCTTTGCACACGTAG
- the LOC121258182 gene encoding prolycopene isomerase, chloroplastic isoform X2 → MALGRVFPSLTQFHHTLCPSLQSSTVRKTFLARSSNGQGPSSNGSVSVQKKKTFPEADVVIIGSGIGGLCCAGLLARYGQNVLVLESHDLPGGAAHSFEIKGYKFDSGPSLFSGFQSRGPQANPLAQVLDALGESLPCAKYDSWKVYIPEGEFLSRIGPTEFFKDLEKYASPDAVREWQKLLDAVLPLSAAAMALPPLSIRGDFGVLSTAAVRYAPSLFKSFAQMGPQGALGATKLLRPFSEIIDSLELKDPFIRNWVDLLSFLLAGVKTNGILSAEMVYMFAEWYKPGCCLEYPLHGSGAIVDALVHGMKKFGGRLSLGSHVEKIVIENGCATGVKLRSGQFVRAKKAVVSNASMWDTLKLLPKEVVPKSYLDRINMTQQCESFMHLHLGFASEGISKDLGIHHIVVNDWERGVDADQNVVLISVPSVLSPDLAPPSKHVLHAYMPGTEPFGLWEGLDRRSTEYKNLKAERSEVMWRAVERALGAGFSREKCEVKLVGTPLTHQRFLRRHRGTYGPAIQAGKDSFPGHSTPIPQLYCCGDSTFPGIGVPAVAASGAIVANSLVSVSQHSQLLDAIGI, encoded by the exons ATGGCATTGGGTCGTGTTTTCCCAAGTCTTACTCAGTTTCACCATACTCTTTGCCCCAGTCTCCAGTCCTCAACGGTCAGAAAAACCTTTTTGGCGCGAAGCTCCAACGGTCAGGGGCCCTCTTCCAATGGCTCTGTCTCTGTCCAAAAGAAGAAAACCTTTCCAG AGGCTGATGTTGTTATAATTGGGAGTGGTATTGGTGGGTTGTGTTGCGCCGGGCTCTTGGCAAGGTATGGACAAAACGTTCTTGTATTGGAAAGTCATGATCTACCTGGGGGTGCTGCTCACTCGTTTGAAATAAAAGGCTACAAATTTGACTCTGGTCCATCTTTGTTCTCTGGTTTTCAGTCAAGAGGTCCACAGGCGAATCCTCTTGCAcaa GTTCTCGATGCATTGGGTGAATCACTACCATGTGCCAAATATGATTCATGGAAGGTCTACATACCTGAAGGTGAATTCTTGTCACGCATTGGCCCCACAGAATTCTTCAAG gATCTTGAGAAGTATGCAAGTCCAGATGCTGTTCGGGAATGGCAAAAACTTCTT GATGCAGTTCTTCCATTGTCTGCTGCAGCAATGGCTCTGCCTCCTCTATCTATCAGAGGCGATTTTGGAGTTCTTTCTACTGCTGCAGTTAGATATGCCCCCTCTCTCTTTAAATCTTTTGCACAAATGGGACCCCAGGGAGCCCTTGGCGCTACAAAGCTTCTCAGACCTTTCTCAGAAATTATTGATTCATTGGAACTAAAAGACCCTTTTATTCGGAATTGGGTGGACCTATTGTCTTTCTTGCTTGCTGGGGTGAAAACTAATGGTATACTCTCAGCAGAGATG GTTTACATGTTTGCAGAATGGTACAAGCCGGGTTGCTGTCTTGAGTACCCCCTTCATGGAAGTGGGGCAATTGTTGACGCTCTTGTCCATGGAATGAAGAAGTTTGGTGGACGGCTTTCTCTTGGAAGTCATGTGGAGAAGATTGTCATTGAAAATGGTTGTGCCACTGGAGTGAAGTTGAGAAGTGGACAA TTTGTTCGAGCTAAAAAGGCTGTTGTGAGCAATGCAAGTATGTGGGACACCTTAAAGCTGTTACCTAAGGAAGTTGTTCCAAAGTCATACCTGGACAGGATCAACATGACCCAGCAATGTGAATCATTCATGCATCTCCATTTGGGATTTGCCTCGGAG GGCATAAGCAAGGACTTGGGAATACATCATATAGTTGTAAATGATTGGGAGAGAGGGGTTGATGCCGATCAGAATGTTGTTTTGATATCTGTACCCAGTGTACTTAGTCCAGATCTGGCACCCCCTAGTAAGCATGTATTACATGCCTATATGCCAGGAACTGAACCTTTTGGACTGTGGGAAGGACTTGATCGCAGAAGCACTGAATACAAAAATCTCAAAGCAGAACGATCAGAG GTTATGTGGAGAGCTGTGGAGCGTGCACTTGGTGCTGGCTTCAGCCGTGAGAAGTGTGAGGTCAAGTTAGTCGGAACTCCATTGACGCATCAAAGGTTTCTTAGGAGGCATAGAGGAACATATGGCCCGGCCATACAAGCTGGTAAAGACTCCTTTCCTGGGCATTCAACTCCCATCCCGCAGCTTTATTGTTGTGGAGATTCTACTTTTCCCGGCATTGGAGTCCCTGCAGTTGCTGCTAGTGGTGCTATTGTGGCCAATTCACTAGTTTCTGTGTCTCAACACTCCCAACTTCTTGATGCCATTGGTATTTGA
- the LOC121258182 gene encoding prolycopene isomerase, chloroplastic isoform X1 — MALGRVFPSLTQFHHTLCPSLQSSTVRKTFLARSSNGQGPSSNGSVSVQKKKTFPGKPEADVVIIGSGIGGLCCAGLLARYGQNVLVLESHDLPGGAAHSFEIKGYKFDSGPSLFSGFQSRGPQANPLAQVLDALGESLPCAKYDSWKVYIPEGEFLSRIGPTEFFKDLEKYASPDAVREWQKLLDAVLPLSAAAMALPPLSIRGDFGVLSTAAVRYAPSLFKSFAQMGPQGALGATKLLRPFSEIIDSLELKDPFIRNWVDLLSFLLAGVKTNGILSAEMVYMFAEWYKPGCCLEYPLHGSGAIVDALVHGMKKFGGRLSLGSHVEKIVIENGCATGVKLRSGQFVRAKKAVVSNASMWDTLKLLPKEVVPKSYLDRINMTQQCESFMHLHLGFASEGISKDLGIHHIVVNDWERGVDADQNVVLISVPSVLSPDLAPPSKHVLHAYMPGTEPFGLWEGLDRRSTEYKNLKAERSEVMWRAVERALGAGFSREKCEVKLVGTPLTHQRFLRRHRGTYGPAIQAGKDSFPGHSTPIPQLYCCGDSTFPGIGVPAVAASGAIVANSLVSVSQHSQLLDAIGI, encoded by the exons ATGGCATTGGGTCGTGTTTTCCCAAGTCTTACTCAGTTTCACCATACTCTTTGCCCCAGTCTCCAGTCCTCAACGGTCAGAAAAACCTTTTTGGCGCGAAGCTCCAACGGTCAGGGGCCCTCTTCCAATGGCTCTGTCTCTGTCCAAAAGAAGAAAACCTTTCCAG GGAAGCCAGAGGCTGATGTTGTTATAATTGGGAGTGGTATTGGTGGGTTGTGTTGCGCCGGGCTCTTGGCAAGGTATGGACAAAACGTTCTTGTATTGGAAAGTCATGATCTACCTGGGGGTGCTGCTCACTCGTTTGAAATAAAAGGCTACAAATTTGACTCTGGTCCATCTTTGTTCTCTGGTTTTCAGTCAAGAGGTCCACAGGCGAATCCTCTTGCAcaa GTTCTCGATGCATTGGGTGAATCACTACCATGTGCCAAATATGATTCATGGAAGGTCTACATACCTGAAGGTGAATTCTTGTCACGCATTGGCCCCACAGAATTCTTCAAG gATCTTGAGAAGTATGCAAGTCCAGATGCTGTTCGGGAATGGCAAAAACTTCTT GATGCAGTTCTTCCATTGTCTGCTGCAGCAATGGCTCTGCCTCCTCTATCTATCAGAGGCGATTTTGGAGTTCTTTCTACTGCTGCAGTTAGATATGCCCCCTCTCTCTTTAAATCTTTTGCACAAATGGGACCCCAGGGAGCCCTTGGCGCTACAAAGCTTCTCAGACCTTTCTCAGAAATTATTGATTCATTGGAACTAAAAGACCCTTTTATTCGGAATTGGGTGGACCTATTGTCTTTCTTGCTTGCTGGGGTGAAAACTAATGGTATACTCTCAGCAGAGATG GTTTACATGTTTGCAGAATGGTACAAGCCGGGTTGCTGTCTTGAGTACCCCCTTCATGGAAGTGGGGCAATTGTTGACGCTCTTGTCCATGGAATGAAGAAGTTTGGTGGACGGCTTTCTCTTGGAAGTCATGTGGAGAAGATTGTCATTGAAAATGGTTGTGCCACTGGAGTGAAGTTGAGAAGTGGACAA TTTGTTCGAGCTAAAAAGGCTGTTGTGAGCAATGCAAGTATGTGGGACACCTTAAAGCTGTTACCTAAGGAAGTTGTTCCAAAGTCATACCTGGACAGGATCAACATGACCCAGCAATGTGAATCATTCATGCATCTCCATTTGGGATTTGCCTCGGAG GGCATAAGCAAGGACTTGGGAATACATCATATAGTTGTAAATGATTGGGAGAGAGGGGTTGATGCCGATCAGAATGTTGTTTTGATATCTGTACCCAGTGTACTTAGTCCAGATCTGGCACCCCCTAGTAAGCATGTATTACATGCCTATATGCCAGGAACTGAACCTTTTGGACTGTGGGAAGGACTTGATCGCAGAAGCACTGAATACAAAAATCTCAAAGCAGAACGATCAGAG GTTATGTGGAGAGCTGTGGAGCGTGCACTTGGTGCTGGCTTCAGCCGTGAGAAGTGTGAGGTCAAGTTAGTCGGAACTCCATTGACGCATCAAAGGTTTCTTAGGAGGCATAGAGGAACATATGGCCCGGCCATACAAGCTGGTAAAGACTCCTTTCCTGGGCATTCAACTCCCATCCCGCAGCTTTATTGTTGTGGAGATTCTACTTTTCCCGGCATTGGAGTCCCTGCAGTTGCTGCTAGTGGTGCTATTGTGGCCAATTCACTAGTTTCTGTGTCTCAACACTCCCAACTTCTTGATGCCATTGGTATTTGA
- the LOC121258182 gene encoding prolycopene isomerase 2, chloroplastic isoform X3 — translation MALGRVFPSLTQFHHTLCPSLQSSTVRKTFLARSSNGQGPSSNGSVSVQKKKTFPGKPEADVVIIGSGIGGLCCAGLLARYGQNVLVLESHDLPGGAAHSFEIKGYKFDSGPSLFSGFQSRGPQANPLAQVLDALGESLPCAKYDSWKVYIPEGEFLSRIGPTEFFKDLEKYASPDAVREWQKLLVYMFAEWYKPGCCLEYPLHGSGAIVDALVHGMKKFGGRLSLGSHVEKIVIENGCATGVKLRSGQFVRAKKAVVSNASMWDTLKLLPKEVVPKSYLDRINMTQQCESFMHLHLGFASEGISKDLGIHHIVVNDWERGVDADQNVVLISVPSVLSPDLAPPSKHVLHAYMPGTEPFGLWEGLDRRSTEYKNLKAERSEVMWRAVERALGAGFSREKCEVKLVGTPLTHQRFLRRHRGTYGPAIQAGKDSFPGHSTPIPQLYCCGDSTFPGIGVPAVAASGAIVANSLVSVSQHSQLLDAIGI, via the exons ATGGCATTGGGTCGTGTTTTCCCAAGTCTTACTCAGTTTCACCATACTCTTTGCCCCAGTCTCCAGTCCTCAACGGTCAGAAAAACCTTTTTGGCGCGAAGCTCCAACGGTCAGGGGCCCTCTTCCAATGGCTCTGTCTCTGTCCAAAAGAAGAAAACCTTTCCAG GGAAGCCAGAGGCTGATGTTGTTATAATTGGGAGTGGTATTGGTGGGTTGTGTTGCGCCGGGCTCTTGGCAAGGTATGGACAAAACGTTCTTGTATTGGAAAGTCATGATCTACCTGGGGGTGCTGCTCACTCGTTTGAAATAAAAGGCTACAAATTTGACTCTGGTCCATCTTTGTTCTCTGGTTTTCAGTCAAGAGGTCCACAGGCGAATCCTCTTGCAcaa GTTCTCGATGCATTGGGTGAATCACTACCATGTGCCAAATATGATTCATGGAAGGTCTACATACCTGAAGGTGAATTCTTGTCACGCATTGGCCCCACAGAATTCTTCAAG gATCTTGAGAAGTATGCAAGTCCAGATGCTGTTCGGGAATGGCAAAAACTTCTT GTTTACATGTTTGCAGAATGGTACAAGCCGGGTTGCTGTCTTGAGTACCCCCTTCATGGAAGTGGGGCAATTGTTGACGCTCTTGTCCATGGAATGAAGAAGTTTGGTGGACGGCTTTCTCTTGGAAGTCATGTGGAGAAGATTGTCATTGAAAATGGTTGTGCCACTGGAGTGAAGTTGAGAAGTGGACAA TTTGTTCGAGCTAAAAAGGCTGTTGTGAGCAATGCAAGTATGTGGGACACCTTAAAGCTGTTACCTAAGGAAGTTGTTCCAAAGTCATACCTGGACAGGATCAACATGACCCAGCAATGTGAATCATTCATGCATCTCCATTTGGGATTTGCCTCGGAG GGCATAAGCAAGGACTTGGGAATACATCATATAGTTGTAAATGATTGGGAGAGAGGGGTTGATGCCGATCAGAATGTTGTTTTGATATCTGTACCCAGTGTACTTAGTCCAGATCTGGCACCCCCTAGTAAGCATGTATTACATGCCTATATGCCAGGAACTGAACCTTTTGGACTGTGGGAAGGACTTGATCGCAGAAGCACTGAATACAAAAATCTCAAAGCAGAACGATCAGAG GTTATGTGGAGAGCTGTGGAGCGTGCACTTGGTGCTGGCTTCAGCCGTGAGAAGTGTGAGGTCAAGTTAGTCGGAACTCCATTGACGCATCAAAGGTTTCTTAGGAGGCATAGAGGAACATATGGCCCGGCCATACAAGCTGGTAAAGACTCCTTTCCTGGGCATTCAACTCCCATCCCGCAGCTTTATTGTTGTGGAGATTCTACTTTTCCCGGCATTGGAGTCCCTGCAGTTGCTGCTAGTGGTGCTATTGTGGCCAATTCACTAGTTTCTGTGTCTCAACACTCCCAACTTCTTGATGCCATTGGTATTTGA